In Roseibium algicola, the DNA window CCTGCAGAGAAACGGACAGGTGTTCCTCCGCCTTCTGGAAGTCGGTGTCTTCCCCGCTGGAAAATTCGGCGAGGGCCGAAGACAGCGTTTCGATCCGCCTGTCCAGATTGTCGAGTTCTCCGTCGATACGGTCGATGTCCGCGCTCAGGGTTTCGATGGTGCCGACAAGATCCGTTCCGGCAGCGTCGGTCATCGCATTGCGGCTGAACTCCGCGAGCTTGTCCTGTTCTTCCAGTGCGATTTCGGCACAGCGCTCCGCATGGCGCGCCATACGGTCCGGAATGCTGGTCAGCATGGCAAAATTGGCGCGGGCGTCGTTGAAGCCGACAAGGCCGGCCACCCATCTGTCGAGCGAGCGCACAAGACCGCGGTGCGCGTACGCCGGTGTTCCGAAACCGCGTTGCCACAGATACATGAACAGCGGATCGGCCTCATAGGCCTTGCCTTTTTCCTTTCGGTCCTTTTCGGACGTAGCCGCCTTGGAGGCGGCTGCCTCCGCAGTCGCCAGAGCGGCTTCTGTCTTCTCGCGCTGTGCCTGATAACCGGCATCGCCTTCCAGACGGCCGTCGACAGCCTCCATCAACTCGTCCATCTGGTTTTCGGCGGCATCACGGGCGCTATCGAGCTCGACGCGCTTCTTCTGCAACTGGCTGCGGTCGCTTTCGCACTGGCGCAACTGGTCGGTCAGGACCTTGTAGTCCGCATTGCGCTTGTCGAGAAGCTTGCGGGCTTCCCGTGCGGCGCTGTCGAGGCGTGTGTTGAGTGCTCCGGCACTGTCGGTATCCAGTCGGAACCGGGCAAGGTCCCGGTAGGCTTCACTCTGGCGTTCCTGCAGGTCTGTCAGGGCGCGGGTCGAACGCTCGATCCGCTTGCTCAGCTCGGCTTCTTCACGGCGCAAATCGGCAAGCGACTGCTCGATGGTGCCCAGGGTCTGGCGTCCCGTCAGCATGCCGGAGCCTCCCGGTGAGGCGGTGCAATCCTAACCGCTACCATTTCGTAATTGCTCCGTCCTGAACGCCGCTGCGCCATTTGATATCCAGCTCTCCGCGCCGCTTCTGCCCCAGGACGCCTTTCTGCACAATGCCGTCTTCCATCTTGTCGCGGCGAACGGCGTTGTAGATGGTTTCCGAAACGCGCTGGCCCCATTTGTCGACAAGTTCGACCTTGCTGCTCTCCTCCGACACGATCCTGCGCTCCAGGATCTTGCCGTCCGCGTCCACGGCTTCGACAACGATGTAGTAGTTCTCGGTGTCTGGATTGGATTCGGGAATGCGGGAAACGCCGGTCGGCACGCCTTCGCGGGAAATGATCCGAACCTCGAACACTTCCTGCAGCCGTCCGGCAAGATCGCGCAAGTCGGCCTCCGCCTTGAAGGCTGCCTCGTTGTTGCCGTCCGAAAGGGCAAGGTTGCCGTCGGTGGCCAGACGTGCGGCGTTGGCTTCGATTTCGGTATTTTCGGTCAGGGAATCGATCCGCCCGACCAATTCGGTGTAGGTCGCGGGCAGGGCCTGAAGCCTTGCCAGCAGGTCCGCTTCCGCACGTTGTGCCGGCAGCTTGACGATGAAGTACCAGGCCGCAATGCAAACGATGACGACTGCAACGACCGCCGCCAGCCATTTTGACCAGGTGCTGCGCGAGATGTAGATCATCGCCAGCGTGCGCTGGAAGCCTGCGGAAGGTGGAGAATAGACGAAGCGGTCGCGCTTCAGGTCCTCGACACCCGCCTTCAGGATATGGTCCGGAACATCGATGCCCTGGGACGCATAGACCTGACGCAGCCGCTCGACCATGGCGGCATCGCGTTCATCGGTCTTCAGCTCGCGGGCCACCTGACCTTCTTCATGACGCAGCGTGTCGACCACGTCCATCGCCATCATCAGATCGTCAAGCGGGGCGTCGGATTTGCTTGCCATGAATGCATGTCTTCTTGAAAAAGGGCGGGCCGGAGGGTCCGGCCTGCCGGATTATCGTCAGATCAAAGGGCCTTGCCCTGGGCGGTCAGCTTGGCAAGCCGCCGCTTGCCGTCTTCCACGGCGTTGCGGATTTCCTCGGAATTCTTGGTCGACATCTCGCGCATTTCGTCGATGATTTCACGCGACTGGAACTGGAAGTTGACGACGGAGTCGACCAGCTTTTTCACCGAGGCTGCGGCAACGGTCGGTCCATAGCCGGCTTCGAGTGCCTTTTTCTGCACTTCGTCGCCGATGTCCGCCAGCGTTTCCAGGCTCTTGTTGATGCCGTCCTTCATGGCATTCAGCGTCTCGGTGCTTTCGTGCAGGCCCTGCAGGCCGGTGAACGAGGCGTTGAGTGCGGTGAGAACGGATTCATTGGTGGAGAAGAAACTGACCGACTGGGCGTAAACGCGCTCCTTGGCGTTGGTTGTCTGGACCAGGCGCGCCATGATGACCTCTGACGTGTTGTAGCCGATCGTCAGGTTGTCGGAGAGGTCCTTGGCGATCTGATACCGCTTTTCCTCGTCCTGCATTTCACGCAGCTTCTCGTCGCGTGCCAGTTCTAGGCGTGCCTTCTGCGCCGGGTCGTCACCGGTGTAGGCTTCGACTTCGCCGGAGGCAGCTTCAAGGGCACCCTTGGCAGCGTCCAGTTTGCCGGTTGCGATATTCAGCAGTTCCAGTGCGGTGACTTCCGCCTGTTTCAAGGCACCGCGGAAATCGCGATAGGCTTCAAGAATGGTCTGTTCCCGCTCGATCTGGTCCTTGGTTGCCTTTGCAACGTCCTTGTAGGTACCCCGGATATCATCGAAACGATCGGAAATGGTCCCGCGGCGGAAGTCGCGCCACTTGTTGGACAGGTTCTCGGTGAAGGAGATCTTGCCGTCGGCAAGCTGATCGACCAGCGCCTTCGCGTCATCGCGGATGGAATTGAACGCCTCGGTGATCTGCTCGTAGCGTTCGCCGATATCCATCTGCTGCACCTGCGAGCGAACAACCTCGTTGAAATTGGAAGCCTGGGCCAGGGTCCGGGTGATGATCAGCACCTTGTCGGGAGAAAGATCGGTGATCTGTTCCAGAAGGGCGTTGATCGGTGCATCCTGCTCGCTTTCCGGCGTGATGCCGATGTCGCGGAGGGTCGACAGCGCTCGGTCGAGGTACTGAAGCGGGGAAATGCTTCCCGCCGGAGCCGTTGCAGTCTGCGGGTTTTCAGGGGTTGCCGCGTCTGTCATGTCTGACCTCCTTGAAGGACGCGGCTTGTTTTCAGGTATTTTGCCGCAACGTCCTGTTAACGTCATAATTTCGCATGTTAGGGCAGGCTTACGCCGCTCTGTCAACGGCTTGGCACGCATTTCGGGCCAAAGCCGGGCAGCCTTGAAACCTGCCAGAGCCTTTCCTTAGGCCCGTTTTGCGACAAATGTGTTTCCATGGTGAAAGATCTGCCGAAATTCGCGCATAAGCTGATTGTTCGAATCGGACCGCGGATGGATGCATAAGCCTTGAAGCCCACCTGGCTTCCCTGGCGAAGCGATCGGACTGCGAACCGGAACCGGGGCCTTGTCCCAAAAGTGATGGCGTCTTCATGAAGTTTCTCAAGTGTATCCTGCTGGTTCTGGCCTTATCCATCACTTTTTCCGGCGGTATGCCGGCCGGAACGCTGCTTGCCCAGGAGGCCGGGCAGGTTCCGCCGGAGCCCATCGCGCGGTCGACCGAATTGTTCAACCGGGCGGCAACGGCGCTCGAAGAAAGAAGCGTTTCTCCAAAGACCCTCGATCAGCTCAGGTCTCAGCTCGTCGAGGTTCGGGACGCCAGTGCGGCGGTCATCGATCGCGGGAACATTCGGGCCAGCGCCCTGCAAGCCCAACTGAACAGCCTCGGTGCACCGCCCGCAGACGGGCAGAAGGAAGCTGACGAAGTTGCCGCAAGACGTCTCGAGCTTACCAATGCGCTGG includes these proteins:
- a CDS encoding cell surface protein — translated: MTDAATPENPQTATAPAGSISPLQYLDRALSTLRDIGITPESEQDAPINALLEQITDLSPDKVLIITRTLAQASNFNEVVRSQVQQMDIGERYEQITEAFNSIRDDAKALVDQLADGKISFTENLSNKWRDFRRGTISDRFDDIRGTYKDVAKATKDQIEREQTILEAYRDFRGALKQAEVTALELLNIATGKLDAAKGALEAASGEVEAYTGDDPAQKARLELARDEKLREMQDEEKRYQIAKDLSDNLTIGYNTSEVIMARLVQTTNAKERVYAQSVSFFSTNESVLTALNASFTGLQGLHESTETLNAMKDGINKSLETLADIGDEVQKKALEAGYGPTVAAASVKKLVDSVVNFQFQSREIIDEMREMSTKNSEEIRNAVEDGKRRLAKLTAQGKAL
- a CDS encoding DUF6384 family protein translates to MASKSDAPLDDLMMAMDVVDTLRHEEGQVARELKTDERDAAMVERLRQVYASQGIDVPDHILKAGVEDLKRDRFVYSPPSAGFQRTLAMIYISRSTWSKWLAAVVAVVIVCIAAWYFIVKLPAQRAEADLLARLQALPATYTELVGRIDSLTENTEIEANAARLATDGNLALSDGNNEAAFKAEADLRDLAGRLQEVFEVRIISREGVPTGVSRIPESNPDTENYYIVVEAVDADGKILERRIVSEESSKVELVDKWGQRVSETIYNAVRRDKMEDGIVQKGVLGQKRRGELDIKWRSGVQDGAITKW